In Apium graveolens cultivar Ventura chromosome 10, ASM990537v1, whole genome shotgun sequence, the following are encoded in one genomic region:
- the LOC141691413 gene encoding uncharacterized protein LOC141691413 — MEDNLALVNSTRTVWRVHVRITRMWPSFSRTQQFRGVNLIVLDSEECHVFAFVNRVIWHDVSNIILKGNIYDIHNFVVMEPAGLMRHVSTDKIIVFSHDTIVHPIPFEVNTIPRHKFELKTIPEISDLAMSLSQHVPAVHAIDIVGMPRNIDPIKQVYTRFGEKKFLRFELFDGSNVVKIFTWDEFTVDVANALQGYVGYPPIIILSTMRPLIHNGSLQIRSSSCSRIYFNINHPAIEVLRQRILTGLV; from the exons ATGGAAGACAACCTTGCATTGGTTAATAGCACTAGGACTGTTTGGAGGGTTCATGTACGTATTACTAGGATGTGGCCTTCATTTTCTCGCACTCAACAATTCCGCGGTGTTAATCTAATTGTGCTTGATTCAGAG GAATGTCATGTCTTTGCATTTGTAAATCGTGTGATTTGGCATGATGTTAGCAATATCATACTTAAAGGAAACATATATGATATTCACAATTTTGTAGTAATGGAGCCTGCAGGACTTATGAGGCATGTATCTACTGATAAGATAATTGTTTTTTCACATGATACCATTGTCCATCCTATTCCGTTTGAAGTAAATACCATTCCAAGGCACAAGTTTGAGCTTAAAACCATTCCTGAGATTTCTGATCTTGCAATGTCACTCTCTCAACATGTGCCTGCTGTACATGCTATAG ATATTGTTGGCATGCCTCGGAATATTGATCCAATAAAGCAAGTTTATACACGATTTGGTGAGAAAAAGTTTCTTCGATTTGAGTTATTTGATGGCAG CAACGTGGTTAAGATTTTTACTTGGGATGAATTTACTGTTGATGTAGCAAATGCACTTCAGGGATATGTTGGGTATCCTCCAATTATTATCTTGTCAACCATGAGGCCACTAATCCACAATG GTTCACTGCAGATAAGAAGTTCATCATGTTCGCGGATTTATTTCAATATTAATCATCCTGCTATTGAAGTGTTGAGGCAAAG GATACTTACTGGATTGGTCTAA